The following are encoded in a window of Microbacterium sp. LWO13-1.2 genomic DNA:
- a CDS encoding thioredoxin domain-containing protein encodes MAAAKGNTTNWFAIWISIAVVVVLVGLGGLVVFLNNMATAPGAAPKSDIVNEETGAISFGTGEEVVDTYVDFMCPACNAFEGQFGEQLQSAAADNEITLNIHPISILDRLSQNTNYSTRAANAAYCVAEDAPDAFLDFFNLLYANQPAENSTGLTDDELAAFAEQAGSAGAADCIADGTFSDFVADRTPETPPGPQGISTPTVTINGERLDLQAGGAAELAKLLGIG; translated from the coding sequence ATGGCCGCTGCGAAGGGCAACACCACCAACTGGTTCGCCATCTGGATATCGATCGCCGTGGTCGTCGTCCTCGTCGGACTCGGCGGCCTCGTCGTCTTCCTGAACAACATGGCCACCGCTCCTGGTGCCGCTCCGAAGAGCGACATCGTCAACGAGGAGACCGGCGCGATCTCCTTCGGCACCGGCGAGGAAGTCGTCGACACGTACGTCGACTTCATGTGCCCCGCCTGCAACGCTTTCGAGGGTCAGTTCGGCGAACAGCTTCAGAGCGCAGCGGCGGACAATGAGATCACCCTCAACATCCACCCGATCTCGATTCTCGACCGCCTGTCGCAGAACACGAACTACTCGACGCGGGCAGCGAATGCGGCGTACTGCGTCGCGGAAGACGCTCCCGACGCCTTCTTGGACTTCTTCAACCTTCTGTACGCGAACCAGCCGGCGGAGAACTCCACCGGTCTGACGGATGACGAACTCGCGGCCTTTGCTGAGCAGGCGGGGTCCGCTGGAGCGGCTGACTGCATCGCGGACGGCACCTTCAGCGACTTCGTCGCGGACCGTACGCCCGAGACGCCTCCGGGCCCGCAGGGCATCAGCACGCCGACGGTCACCATCAACGGAGAGCGTCTCGACCTGCAGGCCGGCGGAGCCGCGGAACTCGCGAAGCTCCTTGGCATCGGCTGA
- the infA gene encoding translation initiation factor IF-1: MAKKDGVIEIEGVISEALPNAMFRVELANGHKVLATISGKMRQNYIRIIPEDRVVVELSPYDLTRGRIVYRYR, encoded by the coding sequence ATGGCTAAGAAAGACGGTGTCATCGAGATCGAGGGCGTGATCTCCGAGGCGCTGCCCAACGCGATGTTCCGCGTTGAGCTCGCCAACGGGCACAAGGTCCTTGCAACGATTTCCGGAAAGATGCGGCAGAACTACATCCGCATCATCCCCGAGGACCGCGTGGTCGTGGAGCTCAGCCCCTACGACCTGACGCGCGGTCGTATCGTCTACCGCTACCGCTGA
- the rpmJ gene encoding 50S ribosomal protein L36, with protein MKVNPSVKPICDHCKVIRRHGRVMVICKSNPRHKQRQG; from the coding sequence ATGAAGGTCAACCCCAGCGTCAAGCCCATCTGCGATCACTGCAAGGTGATCCGCCGTCACGGCCGCGTCATGGTGATCTGCAAGAGCAACCCGCGCCACAAGCAGCGTCAGGGCTGA
- the rpsM gene encoding 30S ribosomal protein S13, producing MARLAGVDIPRDKRVVIALTYIYGVGRTRSVEILKATEIDESIRVKDLSDDQLIILRDYIEGNYKVEGDLRREVAADIRRKVEIGSYEGIRHRRGLPVRGQRTKTNARTRKGPKRTVAGKKKAR from the coding sequence ATGGCACGTCTTGCCGGCGTTGACATCCCGCGCGATAAGCGCGTGGTGATCGCCCTTACCTACATCTACGGCGTTGGCCGTACCCGTTCTGTCGAGATCCTCAAGGCAACTGAGATCGACGAGAGCATTCGCGTGAAGGACCTCAGCGATGACCAGCTGATCATCCTCCGCGACTACATCGAAGGCAACTACAAGGTGGAGGGTGACCTGCGCCGCGAGGTCGCCGCAGATATCCGCCGCAAGGTCGAGATCGGCTCCTACGAGGGCATCCGCCACCGTCGTGGTCTCCCGGTCCGTGGTCAGCGCACCAAGACCAACGCCCGTACCCGCAAGGGCCCGAAGCGCACCGTCGCAGGCAAGAAGAAGGCCCGCTAA
- the rpsK gene encoding 30S ribosomal protein S11, with product MAAPKAAARKPRRKEKKNIALGQAHIKSTFNNTIVSITDPSGAVISWASSGGVGFKGSRKSTPYAAGMAAESAARQAQEHGVKKVDVFVKGPGSGRETAIRSLTAAGLEVGSIQDVTPQAHNGCRPPKRRRV from the coding sequence ATGGCTGCACCCAAGGCCGCCGCGCGCAAGCCGCGCCGCAAGGAAAAGAAGAACATCGCGCTGGGCCAGGCCCACATCAAGTCGACGTTCAACAACACGATCGTCTCGATCACCGACCCGTCCGGCGCTGTCATCAGCTGGGCATCGTCCGGTGGAGTGGGCTTCAAGGGCTCGCGCAAGTCGACCCCGTACGCGGCCGGCATGGCCGCCGAGTCGGCTGCTCGTCAGGCGCAGGAGCACGGCGTCAAGAAGGTCGACGTCTTCGTGAAGGGTCCGGGCTCCGGTCGCGAGACCGCGATCCGCTCGCTGACCGCTGCCGGCCTCGAGGTCGGCTCGATCCAGGACGTGACGCCGCAGGCTCACAACGGCTGCCGTCCGCCGAAGCGCCGCCGCGTCTGA
- a CDS encoding DNA-directed RNA polymerase subunit alpha, with amino-acid sequence MLIAQRPTLIEEKIVENRSRFIIEPLEPGFGYTIGNSLRRSLLSSIPGAAVTSVRLDGVLHEFSTIPGVKEDVTEIILNIKQLVVSSERDEPITAYLRKTGSGEVTAADISAPAGVEVHNPELVIATLNDTAKFELELTIERGRGYVSATQNRNEYAEAGQIPIDSIYSPVLKVSYRVEATRAGERTDFDKLILDVETKSSMLPRDAVASAAKTLTELFGLARELNVEAEGIEIGPAPVEAVSSSELSMPIEDLDLSVRSYNCLKREGINTVSELVALSETQLMNIRNFGQKSVDEVRDKLISLGLSLKDSVPGFDGAHFYGGSEDESF; translated from the coding sequence GTGCTTATTGCACAGCGTCCCACACTCATCGAGGAAAAGATCGTCGAGAACCGGAGCCGGTTCATCATCGAGCCTCTGGAGCCCGGCTTCGGATACACGATCGGCAACTCGCTGCGTCGCAGCCTGCTGTCGTCGATCCCCGGTGCCGCTGTCACCAGCGTTCGCCTCGACGGTGTGCTGCACGAGTTCAGCACCATCCCCGGCGTGAAGGAGGATGTCACCGAGATCATCCTCAACATCAAGCAGCTCGTCGTCTCGAGCGAGCGCGATGAGCCCATCACGGCTTACCTGCGCAAGACCGGTTCTGGCGAAGTGACCGCTGCAGACATCTCGGCTCCGGCCGGTGTCGAGGTGCACAACCCCGAGCTCGTCATCGCGACCCTGAACGACACCGCGAAGTTCGAACTCGAGCTCACGATCGAGCGCGGCCGTGGCTATGTCTCGGCGACGCAGAACCGCAACGAGTACGCCGAGGCCGGTCAGATCCCGATCGACTCGATCTACTCGCCGGTCCTGAAGGTCAGCTACCGGGTCGAGGCGACTCGTGCCGGTGAGCGCACCGACTTCGACAAGCTCATCCTCGACGTCGAGACCAAGTCCTCGATGCTTCCGCGCGACGCTGTCGCGTCGGCCGCGAAGACGCTCACCGAGCTGTTCGGTCTCGCCCGCGAGCTGAACGTCGAGGCCGAGGGCATCGAGATCGGCCCGGCGCCGGTCGAGGCGGTGAGCTCCAGCGAGCTCTCCATGCCGATCGAAGACCTCGACCTGTCGGTCCGCTCGTACAACTGCCTCAAGCGTGAAGGCATCAACACGGTGTCCGAGCTCGTCGCCCTCTCGGAGACGCAGCTCATGAACATCCGCAACTTCGGCCAGAAGTCGGTCGACGAGGTGCGCGACAAGCTCATCTCGCTCGGTCTGTCGCTCAAGGATTCGGTGCCCGGTTTCGACGGCGCCCACTTCTACGGCGGCAGCGAAGACGAGTCCTTCTGA
- the rplQ gene encoding 50S ribosomal protein L17, whose amino-acid sequence MPKPTKGPRLGGGPAHERLMLANLAAALYTHKSIKTTETKAKRLRPLAERLITFAKRGDLHARRRVLSVIGDKEVVHILFAEIAPLVADREGGYTRITKVGNRKGDNAPMAVIELVLEPVTPKAKSTKKAAAAPKAAEKPAEEAPVEEAAEETAAPAAFAAAEFGDDSAEPLEDGSAPEGFDIKGNKDSMKFHRPDGQWYDATVAEVWFRTAEAAEAAGFVEAGK is encoded by the coding sequence ATGCCTAAGCCCACCAAGGGTCCCCGCCTCGGAGGCGGCCCCGCACACGAGCGCCTGATGCTTGCCAACCTCGCGGCGGCGCTCTACACCCACAAGTCGATCAAGACGACCGAGACCAAGGCCAAGCGCCTTCGTCCGCTCGCCGAGCGACTCATCACCTTCGCCAAGCGCGGCGACCTGCACGCACGCCGTCGCGTGCTGTCGGTCATCGGTGACAAGGAAGTCGTACACATCCTTTTCGCCGAGATCGCGCCGCTGGTTGCAGACCGTGAGGGCGGCTACACCCGCATCACGAAGGTCGGCAACCGTAAGGGCGACAACGCTCCGATGGCTGTGATCGAGCTCGTTCTCGAGCCCGTCACCCCGAAGGCGAAGTCGACCAAGAAGGCTGCTGCTGCCCCGAAGGCTGCGGAGAAGCCGGCCGAGGAGGCCCCCGTCGAGGAGGCCGCGGAGGAGACCGCTGCTCCTGCCGCGTTCGCCGCCGCAGAGTTCGGTGACGACTCGGCAGAGCCGCTCGAAGACGGTTCCGCTCCCGAGGGCTTCGACATCAAGGGCAACAAGGACTCGATGAAGTTCCACCGCCCCGATGGCCAGTGGTACGACGCCACCGTCGCCGAGGTGTGGTTCCGCACCGCTGAGGCCGCTGAAGCCGCAGGTTTCGTCGAGGCCGGCAAGTAA